One genomic segment of Bos taurus isolate L1 Dominette 01449 registration number 42190680 breed Hereford unplaced genomic scaffold, ARS-UCD2.0 Leftover_ScbfJmS_834, whole genome shotgun sequence includes these proteins:
- the LOC112445770 gene encoding melanoma-associated antigen D2-like, producing MPRGQKSKHRAREKRRQARAETQGVHDQATTSRGEETTSSSPPDSESAPSSSSAAGTSKGPPGAQGTTSAAEGAIRKRSRGGGAARSRSGVGGAARSRSGVGAEGQVQEGENSSQASAAAASSHTDLLTMKAELLVQYMLYKYKMREFIKRSKMLQKINRRYKEQFPEILSKASEHMEMVFGLVLKEVRPNSHCYTLVSNLDLSDSESMRGDLGLPKNGLLMPLLGVIYLNGNHAPEEKIWKFLNMLGIYDGRSHFIFGEPRKLITEDLVREEYLEYHQVPGSDPPRYEFLCGPKALTETSKTKILQFLAKVKDSVHPALQPQYEEAWREEIESTGARSEARAGTSASTRPGTAASAAAGRSASTRPGTAALATAGRSTSARPGTGVSASFGHSASTRPGTAASAAAGRSASTRPGTAALAAAGHSASARPGTAASASTGHSSSSRPGTSALATAGTSALATAGTSASTRPGTAASAIAGTSASSSPGTAASASAGRSASARPGTAASATAGTSASTSPGTAASASAGPSASARPGTAASATAGTSASTSPGTAASASAGRSASPGLALLPQPLLALLPQPGLALLPQPLLALLPHPALALLPQPVLAVLLRPGLALLPQPLLALLPQPGLALLPQPLLAVVPQPGLALLLQPLLALVPRPGLALLPQPLLALLPQPGLALLPQPLLALLLQPLCTPGPHPAAYLVPSVI from the coding sequence ATGCCTCGTGGGCAGAAGAGTAAGCACCGTGCTCGTGAGAAACGTCGCCAGGCCCGAGCTGAGACCCAGGGTGTTCATGATCAGGCTACCACATCTAGGGGAGAAGagaccacctcctcctcccctcctgatTCAGAGAGCGCTCCCTCAAGCTCGTCTGCTGCTGGCACCTCCAAGGGGCCTCCGGGAGCCCAAGGCACCACCAGTGCTGCTGAAGGTGCTATACGCAAAAGATCTCGTGGTGGTGGCGCAGCACGCTCGAGATCTGGTGTTGGTGGCGCAGCACGCTCAAGATCTGGTGTAGGTGCTGAGGGCCAAGTTCAGGAAGGTGAAAATTCCTCCCAGGCCTCAGCTGCTGCTGCGAGCTCTCACACAGATCTTCTGACCATGAAGGCAGAGCTATTGGTGCAGTACATGCTGTATAAGTATAAGATGAGGGAATTCATTAAGAGGTCCAAAATGCTGCAGAAAATCAATAGAAGGTACAAGGAACAATTCCCTGAGATCCTTAGCAAGGCCTCCGAGCACATGGAGATGGTGTTTGGCCTGGTGCTGAAGGAAGTCAGGCCCAACAGTCACTGCTATACCCTGGTGAGCAACCTAGATCTCAGTGACAGCGAGTCTATGAGAGGTGACTTGGGGCTGCCGAAGAATGGTCTTCTGATGCCTCTGCTGGGTGTCATCTACCTGAATGGCAACCACGCCCCTGAGGAgaagatctggaagttcctgAATATGCTGGGCATCTATGATGGAAGAAGTCACTTTATCTTTGGAGAGCCTAGGAAGCTCATCACAGAAGATCTGGTGCGGGAAGAGTACCTGGAGTACCACCAGGTGCCCGGCAGCGATCCCCCTCGCTATGAGTTCCTGTGTGGTCCTAAAGCGCTCACAGAAACCAGCAAGACAAAAATCCTGCAGTTTTTGGCCAAGGTCAAGGATTCAGTCCATCCTGCCTTGCAGCCGCAATATGAAGAGGCTTGGAGAGAGGAAATAGAGAGCACCGGAGCCAGAAGTgaagccagggctggcacttctgCCTCAACCAGGCCTGGCACTGCTGCCTCAGCCGCTGCTGGCCGTTCTGCCTCAACCAGGCCTGGCACTGCTGCCTTAGCCACTGCTGGCCGTTCTACTTCAGCCAGGCCTGGCACTGGTGTCTCAGCCTCTTTTGGCCATTCTGCCTCAACCAGGCCTGGCACTGCTGCCTCAGCCGCTGCTGGCCGTTCTGCCTCAACCAGGCCTGGCACTGCTGCCTTAGCCGCTGCTGGCCATTCTGCTTCAGCCAGGCCTGGCACTGCTGCCTCAGCCAGCACTGGCCATTCTTCTTCATCCAGGCCTGGCACTTCTGCCTTAGCCACTGCTGGCACTTCTGCCTTAGCCACTGCTGGCACTTCTGCCTCAACCAGGCCTGGCACTGCTGCCTCAGCCATTGCTGGCACTTCTGCCTCATCCAGCCCTGGCActgctgcctcagccagtgctggccgtTCTGCTTCGGCCAGGCCTGGCACTGCTGCCTCAGCCACTGCTGGCACTTCTGCCTCAACCAGCCCTGGCActgctgcctcagccagtgctggcccttctgcttcgGCCAGGCCTGGCACTGCTGCCTCAGCCACTGCTGGCACTTCTGCCTCAACCAGCCCTGGCActgctgcctcagccagtgctggccgtTCTGCTTCGCCAGGCCTGGCACTGCTGCCTCAGCCACTGCTGGCACTTCTGCCTCAACCAGGCCTGGCATTGCTGCCTCAGCCACTGCTGGCACTTCTGCCTCATCCAGCCCTGGCActgctgcctcagccagtgctggccgtTCTGCTTCGGCCAGGCCTGGCACTGCTGCCTCAGCCACTGCTGGCACTTCTGCCTCAACCAGGCCTGGCATTGCTGCCTCAGCCGCTGCTGGCCGTCGTGCCTCAACCAGGCCTGGCACTGCTGCTTCAGCCGCTGCTGGCACTTGTACCTCGACCAGGCCTGGCACTGCTGCCTCAGCCACTGCTGGCACTTCTACCTCAACCAGGCCTGGCACTGCTGCCTCAGCCactgctggcccttctgcttcaGCCACTGTGCACCCCAGGGCCGCATCCAGCCGCTTATCTCGTCCCTAGTGTGATCTGA